From the Musa acuminata AAA Group cultivar baxijiao chromosome BXJ1-2, Cavendish_Baxijiao_AAA, whole genome shotgun sequence genome, one window contains:
- the LOC103972119 gene encoding 3-dehydrosphinganine reductase TSC10A, with translation MASLFFLFVLPFVVVLVVLTVIVRPRPVRIPLKGRHVLISGGSSGIGLALARRAAAEGARVSILARDPDRLRDACDAIRLATGVDAAALAADVRDPEAVACALEAAGHIDVLVCNHGVFLPQELDRQSLEEVRFTVEVNLMGTFHLIKAALPAMKQRARESGLPASIAIMSSQAGQVGIYGYTAYSASKFGLRGLAEALQHEVIADSIHITLIFPPDTETPGLAEERKRRPDVTNMIAASSGGMNADDVAQKALHGLKSAQFVVPCNFEGTMLSIATAGLSPQRSYLMAFIEVLGAGFMRFLGLCFQWNWFNIIEKWYTKKIP, from the exons ATggcttccctcttcttcctcttcgtccTCCCGTTTGTCGTCGTCCTCGTCGTCCTCACCGTCATCGTCCGTCCCCGCCCCGTACGGATCCCCCTCAAGGGCCGCCATGTCCTCATATCCGGCGGCTCCAGCGGCATCGGCCTCGCACTCGCCCGCCGCGCCGCCGCGGAGGGCGCCCGCGTCTCCATCCTCGCCCGAGATCCCGACCGCCTCCGGGACGCCTGTGACGCCATCCGCCTTGCAACCGGCGTCGACGCCGCCGCGCTCGCTGCCGACGTTCGCGACCCCGAGGCTGTCGCCTGCGCCCTCGAGGCCGCCGGTCATATCGACGTCCTCGTCTGCAACCATGGCGTCTTCCTGCCGCAGGAGCTGGATCGGCAGAGCCTGGAGGAGGTCCGCTTCACGGTCGAGGTCAACCTCATGGGCACGTTCCACCTCATCAAGGCCGCGCTCCCCGCCATGAAGCAGAGGGCAAGGGAGAGTGGCCTCCCGGCTTCCATTGCCATCATGTCCTCCCAGGCCGGCCAG GTGGGTATTTATGGTTACACGGCATACTCAGCCAGCAAATTTGGGCTTCGAGGCCTCGCAGAGGCATTGCAACACGAGGTTATTGCTGATAGCATCCACATAACCCTCATATTTCCTCCTGATACAGAAACACCAGGGCTTGCTGAAG AACGGAAGAGAAGACCAGATGTTACAAATATGATAGCAGCATCTTCAGGTGGGATGAATGCTGATGATGTCGCCCAGAAAGCTTTACATGGACTCAAATCTGCACAATTTGTTGTTCCTTGCAACTTTGAGGGAACCATGCTATCTATCGCAACAGCTGGTTTGTCTCCTCAGAGATCATATCTCATGGCATTTATCGAGGTACTCGGTGCTGGTTTTATGCGCTTTCTAGGCCTGTGCTTCCAGTGGAATTGGTTTAACATCATAGAAAAGTGGTACACCAAGAAGATCCCGTAG